Genomic DNA from Candidatus Krumholzibacteriota bacterium:
CGGCCTCGATTCGATGAGCGGTCTTTCGCTGCTGACGGCGATAGAGGAACGGTTCAAAGTCTATATCGACGATGACGATTTCGATATCTTCGACAGCCTGAAGCTCCTCGTCGATTTTGTCGCTGAAAAATCAACGGGAACCGATCAA
This window encodes:
- a CDS encoding acyl carrier protein, with protein sequence MTDRKKVETEIRKIIAGQMSDHPDPEGIPDDIPIFQKGLGLDSMSGLSLLTAIEERFKVYIDDDDFDIFDSLKLLVDFVAEKSTGTDQ